The following proteins are co-located in the Ensifer sp. WSM1721 genome:
- a CDS encoding Na+/H+ antiporter subunit D, producing the protein MAASISPPADLSAALVLTPSMASEWLVILPVAWCLAVGALLVMLRRSLGLQPVTAIAGLAGLVMIDGLLLERVATNGPMTMVMGRWLPPFGIAFTVDLTGALFALVAASVALAAGVFSLTDINDSGRRYGFYPLLMVLMAGVSGAFLTGDIFNLYVWFEVLLISSFGLLVLGSEREQLDGTVKYGFLNLVATTLFLVATGYLYAVFGTLNMADIARKAESLRDSAPLMTLVGLYVLAFGMKAAAFPVNFWLPASYHTPRVVVSALFAGLLTKVGIYALIRVTVMLFPVEREEMSFVVALAGALTMIVGVLGALAQTDFRRILGYLIVSGIGSILAGVAVGGPGGVGGAIFYALHSMLVMTGLYFASGIAMRLGASASIITLAGLYRRHVGFAALTLMLCFAVSGLPPFSGFWPKVMLVKAALDIGAWWLAAALLLTGFLTTIVTGRLFLFAYWRDEADQSGEAVPVSAVSLAPLAALTLLALLIGLYPDPLLGAIQRAAAGLAEPSAYLNSVFPAGGSQ; encoded by the coding sequence ATGGCTGCTTCGATCTCTCCTCCCGCCGACCTTTCTGCTGCGCTGGTCCTCACGCCATCGATGGCGAGCGAATGGCTGGTGATCCTGCCGGTCGCCTGGTGTCTGGCTGTCGGCGCGCTGCTGGTGATGCTGCGTCGCTCGCTCGGCCTTCAGCCGGTCACTGCCATTGCGGGACTGGCCGGGCTGGTGATGATCGACGGGCTGCTCCTCGAACGCGTCGCCACGAACGGGCCGATGACCATGGTGATGGGTCGCTGGCTGCCGCCTTTCGGCATTGCTTTCACCGTGGACCTGACCGGGGCGCTGTTCGCCCTGGTGGCGGCATCCGTCGCGCTCGCGGCCGGTGTCTTCTCTCTTACCGACATCAACGATAGCGGCCGGCGTTATGGTTTCTATCCGCTGCTGATGGTGTTGATGGCGGGTGTTTCCGGGGCCTTTCTGACCGGGGATATCTTCAACCTCTATGTTTGGTTCGAGGTTCTGCTTATCTCGTCCTTCGGCCTTCTGGTGCTGGGCTCGGAGCGCGAACAGCTCGATGGTACGGTGAAATACGGGTTCCTGAATCTCGTCGCCACGACGCTTTTCCTGGTGGCGACCGGCTACCTCTATGCTGTCTTCGGCACGCTCAATATGGCCGACATCGCCCGCAAGGCCGAAAGTCTGCGCGACAGCGCTCCCCTGATGACGCTGGTGGGGCTTTATGTCCTCGCTTTCGGAATGAAGGCAGCCGCTTTTCCAGTGAATTTCTGGTTGCCTGCCTCCTATCACACGCCGCGCGTCGTCGTGTCGGCGCTCTTCGCCGGCCTGCTCACCAAGGTCGGCATCTATGCGCTGATCCGGGTGACGGTCATGCTTTTTCCGGTGGAAAGGGAGGAAATGAGCTTCGTCGTGGCGCTTGCCGGCGCTCTGACGATGATTGTCGGCGTTCTCGGTGCGCTGGCCCAGACGGATTTTCGCCGTATCCTCGGCTATCTCATTGTTTCGGGCATCGGCTCCATTCTCGCCGGCGTTGCCGTCGGCGGTCCGGGCGGCGTCGGCGGTGCGATCTTCTACGCGCTGCACTCGATGCTGGTGATGACGGGCCTCTATTTCGCCTCGGGAATTGCCATGCGTCTCGGTGCAAGCGCCTCGATCATAACGCTCGCCGGTCTTTATCGAAGGCATGTCGGCTTTGCCGCGCTCACTTTGATGTTGTGCTTCGCCGTCTCCGGCCTGCCGCCCTTTTCCGGCTTCTGGCCGAAGGTCATGCTGGTGAAGGCGGCCCTCGACATCGGCGCTTGGTGGCTGGCGGCCGCGCTCCTTCTGACCGGCTTTCTCACCACGATCGTCACCGGCCGCCTGTTCCTCTTCGCCTATTGGCGGGACGAGGCCGATCAATCGGGAGAGGCGGTGCCGGTCTCGGCGGTGAGCCTTGCGCCGCTTGCCGCCCTCACGCTGCTGGCGCTCCTGATCGGCCTTTATCCCGACCCGCTGCTCGGGGCGATTCAGAGGGCGGCGGCGGGGCTTGCCGAGCCCTCGGCCTATCTGAATTCGGTCTTCCCCGCAGGAGGCTCGCAATGA
- a CDS encoding Na+/H+ antiporter subunit E, whose translation MKFLLTNLVFTLVWGAISASFTPANLILGFAAGALSLWLIRRELHPVTYPLRPLRILLLALLFFRELAVSATKVAILVMRSNMALKPGIFAYPLTVKGDFEITLLANLITLTPGTLSVDVSDDRKVLYVHALDCADPGALRQDIARGFERRIREAFER comes from the coding sequence ATGAAGTTCCTGCTGACCAATCTTGTCTTCACCCTCGTCTGGGGCGCGATCAGTGCCAGTTTCACGCCCGCGAATCTCATTCTCGGCTTTGCCGCTGGTGCCCTGTCGCTCTGGCTCATCCGGCGCGAGCTGCACCCGGTCACCTACCCGCTGAGGCCGTTGCGGATCCTGCTGCTCGCATTGCTGTTCTTTAGGGAGCTTGCCGTTTCGGCCACGAAGGTCGCCATTCTTGTCATGCGCTCGAACATGGCGCTGAAACCCGGGATCTTCGCCTATCCGCTGACGGTCAAGGGCGATTTCGAGATCACCTTGCTCGCCAATCTCATAACCCTTACGCCCGGCACGCTTTCGGTCGACGTTTCGGACGATCGAAAGGTCCTCTATGTCCACGCACTCGACTGCGCCGATCCGGGCGCATTGAGGCAAGACATTGCCCGCGGCTTCGAACGGCGCATTCGGGAGGCCTTCGAACGATGA
- a CDS encoding cation:proton antiporter encodes MMPAMLLSAATGLALVLLSLALLMTVLRIIRGPTLPDRVLGLDMLVAIAIGLIAVIAIRTGFNLYIDIAIALGLVGFLATVAFARFILVRGLAPEHAPQGASAAAPTKPSSKQVRSGQAGRRKRKGARR; translated from the coding sequence ATGATGCCCGCCATGCTTCTGAGCGCCGCCACAGGCCTGGCGCTGGTGCTCCTCTCTCTCGCATTGTTGATGACGGTATTGCGCATCATTCGCGGGCCGACCCTGCCCGATCGGGTGCTCGGCCTCGATATGCTGGTGGCGATCGCGATCGGCCTCATTGCTGTGATCGCGATCAGGACCGGGTTCAACCTCTACATCGATATCGCTATCGCTCTCGGTCTCGTCGGCTTTCTCGCGACGGTCGCCTTCGCCCGCTTCATCCTCGTGCGCGGCCTCGCGCCGGAGCACGCGCCCCAGGGGGCATCCGCGGCGGCGCCGACAAAGCCATCGTCGAAGCAGGTGCGCTCGGGGCAGGCCGGCCGCCGCAAACGCAAGGGGGCGCGCCGATGA
- the mnhG gene encoding monovalent cation/H(+) antiporter subunit G, translating into MTGQVNSGVAAIVALIVVIGACFSLLAALGLIRFPDLYTRMHAASKAGTVGSGLLLFAAGLHSLDLAIFVRALAGFVFFVLTAPISAHLLAKAAHQAGYRMTKLSVIDQLPQKEEARRH; encoded by the coding sequence ATGACGGGGCAAGTCAATAGCGGTGTTGCTGCCATCGTTGCGTTGATCGTCGTCATCGGCGCATGCTTCTCGCTGCTCGCAGCCCTCGGCCTCATCCGATTTCCGGACCTGTACACGCGCATGCATGCCGCCTCGAAAGCGGGAACCGTCGGCTCGGGCTTGTTGCTCTTTGCTGCCGGGCTGCATTCGCTCGATCTCGCGATCTTTGTGCGCGCGCTCGCCGGATTTGTTTTCTTCGTGCTGACGGCGCCGATCTCTGCCCATCTTCTGGCGAAAGCCGCGCATCAGGCGGGCTACAGGATGACGAAACTGTCGGTGATAGATCAGCTTCCGCAAAAGGAAGAGGCACGGCGTCACTGA
- the mucR gene encoding exopolysaccharide biosynthesis transcriptional regulator MucR yields MTETSLGTSNELLVELTAEIVAAYVSNHVVPVAELPTLIADVHSALNNTTAPAPVVVPVEKPKPAVSVRKSVQDDQITCLECGGTFKSLKRHLMTHHNLSPEEYREKWDLPADYPMVAPAYAEARSRLAKEMGLGQRRKRRGK; encoded by the coding sequence ATGACAGAAACTTCGCTCGGTACGAGCAATGAACTCCTGGTTGAGCTTACGGCGGAGATCGTCGCCGCCTATGTAAGCAACCATGTGGTTCCCGTTGCCGAGCTTCCGACGCTCATAGCCGACGTTCATTCGGCTCTCAACAACACGACGGCTCCCGCGCCCGTAGTGGTTCCGGTGGAGAAACCGAAGCCCGCGGTCTCGGTGCGTAAGTCGGTTCAGGACGACCAGATCACCTGCCTCGAATGCGGCGGCACGTTCAAGTCGTTGAAGAGGCACCTGATGACCCACCACAACCTCTCGCCGGAAGAGTATCGCGAGAAGTGGGATCTGCCCGCCGACTATCCCATGGTCGCACCGGCCTATGCGGAAGCCCGTTCGCGTCTTGCCAAGGAAATGGGCCTCGGCCAGCGTCGTAAGCGCCGCGGCAAGTGA
- a CDS encoding SufE family protein gives MISLDQIIDDFAFLDEWEDRYRYVIELGKSLPEMPEASRTSENKVQGCASQVWLVTHTAGDPEDPTLTFEGESDAHIVRGLVAIALAIFSGKRASEIARIDALDIFGKIGLIEHLSSQRANGLRSMIRRIKSEAEVRLPA, from the coding sequence ATGATTTCACTTGACCAGATCATCGATGACTTCGCCTTCCTCGACGAATGGGAGGACCGCTACCGCTACGTCATCGAGTTAGGCAAGAGCTTACCGGAAATGCCCGAAGCCTCGCGAACGAGCGAGAACAAGGTTCAGGGTTGCGCGAGCCAGGTCTGGCTCGTGACCCATACCGCTGGCGACCCGGAAGACCCGACCCTGACCTTCGAGGGCGAATCGGACGCTCATATCGTTCGTGGCCTCGTGGCGATCGCCCTTGCCATCTTCTCAGGCAAACGTGCATCCGAGATTGCCAGAATCGACGCTCTCGACATCTTCGGTAAGATCGGCCTGATCGAGCATCTGTCGTCGCAGCGCGCCAACGGTCTGAGATCAATGATCCGGCGAATCAAGAGCGAGGCCGAGGTCCGCCTGCCGGCCTGA
- a CDS encoding DUF5330 domain-containing protein, which produces MWFLVKATFWFSLVLVLLPFLDPSSNAKLEHGPKVEIGDTFSAANEAFQYISAMCIQKPDVCEKGAETFVALGHRAREGARIAYEFLDTRFAETDTGSPDAKITTGTVTPGANVPAEETASGVVPTFKRTPVPERRLDPTAAMAK; this is translated from the coding sequence ATGTGGTTTCTCGTAAAGGCGACATTCTGGTTTTCGCTGGTGCTCGTGCTGCTGCCGTTTCTCGATCCTTCGAGCAACGCCAAGCTCGAGCACGGCCCGAAGGTGGAGATCGGCGACACCTTCTCCGCCGCCAACGAGGCGTTCCAGTATATAAGCGCGATGTGCATTCAAAAGCCGGACGTCTGTGAAAAGGGGGCGGAGACCTTCGTTGCCCTCGGCCATCGTGCCCGCGAGGGTGCCCGCATCGCCTATGAATTCCTCGACACGCGGTTCGCCGAAACCGATACGGGCTCGCCGGATGCCAAGATCACTACTGGTACGGTCACGCCGGGAGCGAACGTCCCCGCCGAGGAAACGGCGAGCGGAGTCGTGCCGACCTTCAAGCGCACGCCGGTCCCGGAAAGGCGCCTCGATCCCACGGCCGCGATGGCGAAATAG
- a CDS encoding HAMP domain-containing sensor histidine kinase, translating to MAGKWASRVDETAAPWMPRGPAYAAVPRRDFRRLRAVAAISLTALPIVPLALTAALPVSAALPAGTALWASASLLAAAAAIAAGRTSSSVEQDSAVCAELPDLSAAYDLFAGVVTVHDARGHVLSVHGRDAGEHLKLIRDPHGRGFIEQIHVSDRIAFLSALDSLRQDSDRAAVDFRLERASVPAEGPQFAYMRCEMTPLRDAEGRLLAIVAQSRDISEEARLRAEAAAKAQHAESANDAKTRFLAAVSHELRTPLNAILGFSDVLAAEYFGKLENDRQREYVSLIHRSGTHLLSVVNTMLDVSKIEAGRYELLREPFRVAEAIAACEAMLSHQAREKGVRLASRVMRSVGEINADQRAFQQILINLVGNAIKFTDPGGLVTVDAELDGAMLKVTVSDTGIGIAEDKLQMLGQPFVQIQNDYTRRYEGTGLGLSLVKGLAELHGGNVSIRSSEGEGTVVVVSIPREGSDIADARHAGAVTVEFPPRLKGRDERKSDQGKPVPVTAPQGEGTGKERAHGSAQAKTA from the coding sequence ATGGCTGGCAAATGGGCATCCCGCGTGGATGAAACTGCCGCACCTTGGATGCCGCGCGGCCCCGCCTATGCTGCAGTCCCGCGCCGAGATTTCAGGCGCCTGCGTGCCGTCGCGGCCATTTCGTTGACCGCCTTGCCGATCGTGCCCTTGGCTCTGACGGCGGCATTGCCGGTGTCGGCGGCGTTGCCTGCGGGAACCGCACTGTGGGCCTCCGCTTCCCTGTTGGCAGCAGCCGCGGCGATTGCCGCCGGCCGGACATCATCCTCGGTCGAGCAGGACTCGGCGGTGTGCGCGGAATTGCCGGACCTCTCCGCCGCTTATGACCTTTTTGCCGGCGTCGTGACCGTCCATGACGCCCGCGGGCACGTCCTGTCCGTCCATGGTCGCGATGCGGGGGAGCATCTGAAACTGATACGCGATCCCCATGGACGCGGATTCATAGAACAGATTCACGTGTCGGATCGCATCGCCTTCCTGAGCGCGCTCGATTCGCTGCGCCAGGACAGCGATCGGGCTGCCGTCGATTTCCGGCTCGAACGGGCCTCGGTACCCGCCGAAGGGCCTCAATTCGCTTATATGCGCTGCGAGATGACACCGCTGCGGGACGCCGAAGGGCGGCTGCTTGCGATCGTTGCCCAGTCCCGCGACATCTCCGAAGAGGCGCGCCTGAGAGCGGAGGCGGCGGCGAAGGCTCAGCATGCCGAGTCGGCAAATGACGCCAAGACCCGCTTCCTTGCCGCCGTCAGCCACGAGCTCCGCACGCCGCTCAATGCCATTCTCGGCTTTTCCGATGTTCTCGCGGCGGAATATTTCGGCAAGCTGGAGAACGATCGCCAGCGCGAATACGTGTCGTTGATCCACCGCTCGGGTACGCATCTTCTTTCCGTCGTCAACACGATGCTCGACGTGAGCAAGATCGAAGCCGGCCGTTACGAACTTCTCCGCGAACCTTTCCGTGTGGCCGAGGCGATTGCCGCCTGCGAGGCCATGCTGTCGCACCAGGCGCGCGAAAAAGGCGTGAGACTGGCAAGCCGCGTCATGCGCTCGGTAGGCGAAATAAATGCCGATCAGCGCGCCTTCCAGCAGATACTGATCAACCTTGTCGGCAATGCCATCAAGTTCACGGATCCTGGCGGGCTTGTCACCGTCGATGCCGAACTCGACGGCGCCATGCTGAAGGTCACCGTCAGCGATACGGGAATCGGCATCGCCGAGGACAAGCTGCAGATGCTCGGCCAACCTTTCGTCCAGATTCAGAATGACTATACGCGCCGCTATGAAGGCACCGGGCTAGGCCTGTCGCTGGTCAAGGGACTGGCGGAACTGCACGGCGGAAATGTCTCGATCCGGAGCTCCGAAGGGGAGGGAACCGTAGTCGTGGTCTCGATTCCGCGCGAGGGTTCCGACATCGCCGATGCGAGGCATGCGGGCGCTGTCACGGTGGAGTTTCCGCCGCGGCTGAAGGGACGCGACGAAAGAAAGAGCGACCAGGGGAAGCCGGTGCCGGTCACGGCACCCCAAGGTGAAGGAACAGGCAAGGAAAGGGCACATGGCTCCGCGCAAGCGAAAACAGCCTGA
- a CDS encoding peptidoglycan-binding protein, giving the protein MAPRKRKQPERKRPTRHGTGVALRGLALAGRGLVLVGRLISRHPISAGGSAVFAVVFSFVAANAMWYQNGTHPSPLLRTRVPLVSPEVAARLAAANGEAVEPRNVTTFVIEREGEAKTETVEDAIATAEKPAPEPLAPSSTEAVSETPAAANSALVANIQRELARLGLYDGAPDGRSGPRTVAAILRFEKQAGLMETGAPSTVLLQALRAASGPPPVATPDSRPYSDPNTAPAAADPVAAAIRSAEKDNTLAPPAEVPVSSEMVMNIQKGLSNLAYADVIVDGVAGDQTRAAIRHFEKHYRLPQTGKPNAKVLKKLKEIGAL; this is encoded by the coding sequence ATGGCTCCGCGCAAGCGAAAACAGCCTGAGCGGAAGAGGCCGACGCGCCACGGCACCGGCGTTGCTCTGCGCGGCCTGGCTCTCGCCGGTCGCGGCCTGGTGCTCGTCGGCCGCTTGATCTCTCGCCATCCAATCAGTGCAGGCGGCTCGGCCGTCTTCGCCGTTGTTTTCAGTTTCGTCGCCGCAAATGCCATGTGGTACCAGAACGGCACCCATCCCTCGCCACTTCTGCGAACACGCGTCCCCCTCGTGAGCCCCGAAGTCGCCGCGCGGCTGGCTGCCGCCAACGGCGAGGCGGTCGAACCGCGCAACGTGACGACCTTCGTCATAGAGCGTGAAGGCGAGGCGAAGACGGAGACCGTCGAGGACGCGATCGCTACTGCCGAGAAGCCGGCACCCGAACCGCTGGCCCCGTCATCGACGGAGGCTGTATCCGAGACGCCTGCCGCGGCGAATTCGGCATTGGTCGCGAATATCCAACGGGAGCTGGCGAGGCTCGGCCTCTATGACGGAGCCCCCGACGGCCGTAGCGGTCCGAGAACCGTGGCCGCAATCCTTCGCTTCGAGAAACAGGCCGGCCTCATGGAGACGGGGGCGCCGAGCACCGTTCTGCTGCAAGCGCTGCGCGCTGCGAGCGGCCCACCGCCGGTTGCCACGCCCGACAGTCGCCCCTATTCCGACCCGAACACCGCACCGGCCGCTGCTGACCCCGTCGCGGCGGCGATCCGCAGTGCCGAGAAGGACAACACGCTCGCTCCGCCCGCGGAAGTTCCGGTTTCGAGCGAGATGGTCATGAACATTCAGAAGGGGCTGAGCAATCTCGCCTATGCGGATGTCATCGTGGACGGCGTCGCAGGCGACCAGACGCGTGCTGCCATCCGCCATTTCGAGAAGCACTACCGGCTTCCACAGACCGGCAAGCCAAATGCCAAGGTTCTCAAGAAGCTCAAGGAAATCGGAGCACTCTGA
- a CDS encoding DUF1491 family protein produces MRLKSHIFVSSLLRHAFARGGYAAVLRKGAEEAGAIFIRQRTRVGTETLYAPAPQNFFEEEGDTTRKFEVRLRDVEAEIIDRALSSEIRFDPDCWIIEIELDDCTGLLNLVDDTADPRR; encoded by the coding sequence ATGCGGCTCAAATCCCACATCTTCGTCTCCTCCCTCTTGCGCCATGCCTTTGCACGTGGCGGCTACGCGGCCGTATTGCGGAAGGGGGCGGAAGAGGCCGGCGCGATCTTCATCCGCCAGCGCACGCGGGTTGGAACCGAGACGCTTTATGCGCCGGCGCCGCAGAACTTCTTCGAGGAGGAAGGCGACACCACCCGCAAGTTCGAGGTCCGGCTGCGGGACGTGGAGGCGGAAATTATCGACCGCGCACTTTCGTCGGAAATCCGCTTCGATCCGGATTGCTGGATCATCGAGATCGAACTCGATGATTGCACCGGACTGCTCAATCTTGTGGACGATACCGCCGATCCTCGCCGCTGA